A stretch of bacterium DNA encodes these proteins:
- a CDS encoding ABC transporter ATP-binding protein, with translation MSAHFDEDPILGRAYDARLVRRLLAYVRPYGVTVGLSIALLLVASLADLAGPTLYRLGIDRYIAPPGGRAAAADFRGLVGLAAVYLAVLAFGFGARWAQSYLMQAVGQRVMADLRAQMVAHLQGLSMSFFSRTPVGRLVTRVTNDVDALNELITSGAVAIFGDVFTMIGIMAIMLWMNWRLALAAFAVLPAVYVITERFRLRSRDAFRAVRTRLARINAYLNEQITGMTVTQLFTQEPRRLGAFDELNAAHLDASLASTRNFSQFYPAIQLVGAFGVALLLWYGGGQIARGVATLGVLVAAIQYAERFFDPLRDLADKFNIFQAAMASSERIFRVLDEPVAVRDAASPSPLPGLRGDIVFRNVWFSYQDGGAPAAATTARPAAGEPAWALRGVSFTIRAGERVAIVGHTGAGKTSVINLLTRFYDPQRGEVLVDGTDVRRYPQRELRRHVGLVLQDVFLFSGTIADNIRLGNAAISDADVQRAAEQTGAARFIEALPRGYATELHERGAGLSSGQKQLIAFARALAAQPEILLILDEATSSVDAETEVLIQRAMTAALRGRTAIVIAHRLSTVRHVDRILVLHKGRVAEEGTHDALLARDGIYAKLYRLQFADLD, from the coding sequence ATGAGCGCGCACTTCGACGAAGATCCGATCCTTGGACGCGCCTACGACGCGCGCCTCGTCCGGCGCCTGCTGGCCTACGTCCGCCCCTACGGCGTGACGGTCGGGCTGTCGATCGCCCTGCTGCTGGTCGCCTCGCTCGCCGACCTCGCCGGGCCGACGCTGTACCGGCTCGGCATCGACCGGTACATCGCGCCGCCCGGCGGCCGGGCGGCCGCCGCGGACTTCCGCGGGCTCGTCGGGCTCGCCGCCGTCTACCTCGCCGTCCTGGCGTTCGGCTTCGGCGCCCGCTGGGCGCAGAGCTACCTCATGCAGGCGGTGGGGCAGCGCGTGATGGCGGACCTGCGCGCGCAGATGGTCGCCCACCTCCAGGGGCTGTCGATGAGCTTCTTCTCGCGCACGCCCGTGGGACGTCTCGTCACCCGCGTCACGAACGACGTCGACGCGCTGAACGAGTTGATCACCTCGGGCGCGGTGGCGATCTTCGGCGACGTCTTCACGATGATCGGCATCATGGCGATCATGCTGTGGATGAACTGGCGCCTCGCGCTCGCCGCGTTTGCCGTCCTGCCGGCCGTCTACGTGATCACGGAGCGCTTCCGGCTGCGGTCGCGGGACGCGTTCCGCGCGGTCCGCACGCGCCTCGCGCGCATCAACGCGTACCTGAACGAACAGATCACCGGGATGACGGTCACGCAGCTGTTTACCCAGGAGCCCCGGCGCCTCGGCGCCTTCGACGAGCTCAACGCCGCCCATCTCGACGCGAGCCTCGCCTCCACCCGCAACTTCTCGCAGTTCTACCCGGCGATTCAGCTCGTCGGCGCGTTCGGCGTCGCCCTTCTCCTATGGTACGGCGGGGGCCAGATTGCGCGGGGCGTTGCGACGCTCGGCGTGCTCGTCGCCGCGATCCAGTACGCGGAGCGGTTCTTCGATCCGCTGCGCGACTTGGCGGATAAGTTCAATATCTTCCAGGCGGCGATGGCGTCCTCGGAGCGCATCTTCCGCGTGCTGGACGAGCCGGTCGCCGTCCGGGACGCCGCGAGCCCCTCGCCGCTGCCGGGCCTGCGCGGCGACATCGTGTTCCGGAACGTCTGGTTCTCCTACCAGGACGGCGGCGCGCCGGCCGCGGCGACGACCGCCCGGCCGGCGGCGGGAGAGCCGGCCTGGGCGCTCCGCGGCGTCTCGTTTACGATCCGCGCCGGCGAGCGCGTCGCGATTGTCGGCCATACCGGCGCCGGAAAGACCTCCGTCATCAATCTCCTCACGCGCTTCTACGACCCGCAGCGGGGCGAGGTGCTGGTGGACGGCACCGACGTGCGCCGGTACCCGCAGCGCGAGCTGCGGCGGCACGTCGGCCTCGTTCTTCAAGATGTCTTCCTGTTCTCGGGCACGATCGCCGACAACATCCGCCTCGGCAACGCCGCGATCTCGGACGCCGACGTGCAGCGGGCCGCGGAGCAGACCGGGGCCGCGCGGTTCATCGAGGCGCTGCCGCGGGGCTACGCGACCGAGCTCCACGAACGCGGGGCGGGCCTGTCGTCCGGGCAAAAGCAGCTGATCGCGTTCGCGCGGGCGCTCGCTGCGCAGCCGGAGATTCTGCTGATCCTCGATGAGGCGACGAGCAGCGTGGACGCGGAGACGGAAGTCCTCATCCAGCGCGCGATGACGGCGGCCCTGCGGGGACGCACCGCGATCGTGATCGCCCACCGGCTTTCGACGGTGCGCCACGTCGACCGGATCCTCGTCCTGCACAAAGGCCGCGTCGCCGAGGAAGGGACGCACGACGCGCTCTTGGCGCGCGACGGGATCTACGCGAAGCTGTACCGGCTGCAGTTCGCCGATCTCGATTGA
- a CDS encoding ATP-binding cassette domain-containing protein, translating into MLEVSGLSRTFGGLRAVDGVSFTVREGEIVGLIGPNGAGKTTLFNLVTGFLAPTAGRVRFRGADITRWSPDRVTAAGVARTFQNIRLFRDMAAAENVVVGQHVRTTATLADAVFATPRYRAEERETRTRARELLALVGLADRAAVPARSLAYGDQRRLEIARALATQPRLLLLDEPAAGMNTAETQALMTLIRRLRDERGMTVLLIEHDMKLVMGVCNRIVVLNFGRTIADGAPDEVRRDPGVIEAYLGTQTERLREARGPSPGAPVLAVERVTAGYAAGDVLHGVSLEVGAGQIVTLIGANGAGKTTLLRTISGLVRPRGGTIRLRGTRVDGARPDRIVGLGVAHVPEGRQVLARMTVLDNLRAGAFARRDRGFAGRRGAAVEQDLAALLTGFPELGERRMQIAGTLSGGEQQMLAIARGLMARPTLLMLDEPSLGLAPRIVARIFGIIREVNAEGTPILLVEQNAQLALETADQGYVLETGRVVRADRADRLLGDEAVRRAYLG; encoded by the coding sequence GTGCTTGAGGTCTCGGGCCTGTCGCGGACGTTCGGAGGGCTGCGCGCCGTGGACGGCGTCTCGTTTACGGTGCGCGAAGGCGAGATCGTCGGGCTGATCGGGCCGAACGGCGCCGGCAAGACGACGCTCTTCAACCTCGTGACGGGATTCCTCGCGCCGACGGCGGGGCGGGTGCGGTTTCGCGGTGCCGACATCACGCGGTGGAGTCCCGACCGCGTCACGGCCGCCGGCGTCGCGCGGACGTTTCAAAACATCCGGCTGTTCCGCGACATGGCGGCCGCGGAGAACGTCGTGGTCGGGCAGCACGTTCGCACCACGGCCACGCTCGCCGATGCCGTCTTCGCCACCCCACGGTACCGCGCGGAAGAGCGCGAGACCCGCACGCGCGCCCGGGAGCTGCTGGCGCTCGTCGGCCTGGCGGACCGTGCCGCGGTGCCGGCCCGATCGCTTGCCTACGGGGACCAGCGGCGGCTCGAGATCGCCCGGGCGTTGGCGACGCAGCCGCGCCTCCTGCTGCTCGACGAGCCCGCGGCGGGCATGAACACCGCCGAAACCCAGGCGCTCATGACGCTGATCCGCCGGCTGCGCGACGAGCGCGGCATGACCGTGCTTCTCATCGAGCACGATATGAAATTGGTGATGGGCGTCTGCAACCGGATCGTCGTGCTGAACTTCGGCCGCACGATCGCGGACGGCGCCCCGGACGAGGTCCGGCGCGATCCCGGCGTCATCGAGGCGTATCTCGGGACGCAGACCGAGCGGCTGCGGGAAGCGCGCGGGCCCTCCCCCGGCGCCCCCGTGCTGGCCGTGGAGCGCGTGACCGCCGGTTACGCCGCGGGCGACGTGCTGCACGGCGTCTCGCTGGAGGTGGGTGCCGGGCAGATCGTCACGCTGATCGGCGCGAACGGCGCCGGCAAGACGACCCTGCTGCGCACCATCTCCGGGCTGGTCCGGCCGAGGGGCGGCACGATCCGGCTGCGCGGGACGCGCGTCGACGGCGCGCGGCCGGACCGGATCGTCGGGCTCGGCGTGGCGCACGTACCGGAGGGACGGCAGGTCCTCGCACGGATGACCGTGCTCGACAATCTCCGCGCCGGGGCGTTCGCGCGCCGGGATCGCGGTTTCGCGGGGCGGCGCGGCGCCGCCGTCGAGCAGGATCTCGCCGCCCTGCTCACGGGCTTTCCCGAGCTCGGCGAGCGGCGGATGCAGATCGCCGGCACCCTCTCCGGCGGCGAGCAGCAGATGCTCGCGATCGCGCGGGGCCTGATGGCGCGCCCGACGCTTCTCATGTTGGACGAGCCGTCGCTCGGGCTGGCGCCGCGGATCGTGGCGCGGATCTTCGGGATCATCCGGGAGGTCAACGCCGAGGGCACCCCGATCCTCCTCGTGGAGCAGAACGCCCAATTGGCGCTCGAGACCGCGGATCAGGGCTACGTGCTGGAGACCGGCCGGGTCGTCCGAGCCGACCGTGCCGACCGCCTGCTCGGGGACGAGGCCGTCCGGCGCGCGTACCTCGGGTAA
- a CDS encoding ABC transporter substrate-binding protein, producing MKKLWLLALLLPLAVSAAWAAPVRPVKIGLAVGVTGDIAAYGDPIRNGFQLAFKQINAMGQVRIDPILEDTGAGRDGAINVFQKLIQRDQVAAILGPVLSAQAFAADPLAVQAGVPVVGVSNTAKGIPQIGATVFRVSAPEAVQIPKSIAVAKKVLNLSKVVVLYDNADDFTISGYRTFAEELQKNGVAIADTITFSRGDSDFSAQLTKAKAANPQAIVVSALAREGTLLLIQGRNLGITVPFIGGNGFNDTNIITRAGPAAEGLIVGTAWVPSAPSAVNLKFYGAYRDEYKREPNQFAAQAYTGAQVVAEAIRRAGLTGAEPVRTQRSKIEQALYTIKNIETPLGRISIAADRDVIQPRTYVAVVRGGRFVELDVK from the coding sequence ATGAAAAAACTCTGGCTTCTGGCCCTGCTCCTGCCGCTGGCGGTCTCGGCGGCGTGGGCGGCGCCGGTCCGGCCGGTCAAGATCGGCTTGGCGGTGGGGGTGACCGGCGACATCGCCGCGTACGGCGATCCGATCCGCAACGGCTTCCAGCTCGCCTTCAAGCAGATCAACGCGATGGGCCAGGTGCGCATCGACCCGATCCTCGAGGACACCGGCGCCGGGCGCGACGGCGCGATCAACGTCTTCCAGAAGCTGATTCAGCGGGATCAGGTCGCGGCGATCCTCGGCCCGGTGCTGAGCGCCCAGGCGTTTGCGGCCGATCCGCTGGCCGTCCAGGCGGGCGTGCCGGTTGTCGGCGTCAGCAATACGGCCAAGGGCATCCCGCAGATCGGCGCGACCGTCTTCCGGGTGTCGGCTCCGGAGGCCGTGCAGATTCCGAAGTCGATCGCCGTCGCAAAGAAGGTCCTCAACCTGTCCAAGGTCGTCGTCCTGTACGACAACGCCGACGACTTTACGATCTCGGGCTACCGGACGTTCGCCGAGGAGCTGCAGAAGAACGGCGTCGCGATCGCGGACACGATTACGTTCTCGCGCGGCGACAGCGATTTTTCCGCGCAGCTTACCAAGGCGAAGGCCGCGAACCCGCAAGCGATCGTGGTCAGCGCGCTCGCGCGCGAGGGCACGCTGCTGCTGATCCAGGGGCGCAACCTCGGCATCACGGTGCCCTTCATCGGCGGGAACGGCTTCAACGACACGAACATCATCACGCGGGCCGGCCCGGCCGCGGAAGGACTGATCGTCGGCACGGCGTGGGTCCCGAGCGCGCCGTCCGCGGTCAACCTCAAGTTCTACGGCGCCTACCGTGACGAGTACAAGCGTGAACCAAACCAGTTCGCCGCCCAGGCGTACACCGGGGCGCAGGTCGTCGCGGAAGCGATCCGCCGCGCCGGGCTCACGGGCGCCGAACCCGTGCGCACGCAGCGGAGCAAAATCGAGCAGGCCCTCTACACGATCAAGAACATCGAGACACCGCTCGGCCGGATCAGCATCGCCGCCGACCGCGACGTGATCCAGCCGCGGACGTACGTCGCGGTGGTACGGGGCGGGCGGTTCGTCGAGCTCGACGTCAAATAG
- a CDS encoding gamma-glutamyltransferase family protein → MSPRDPAAVPPRPDGAAGTDPAYSDWAFNWASTRPVIRGRSFMVACGHYLACVAGLRMYSLGGNAFDAGAAMVFAQSVLEYQSYGFGGEVPILIHAAGDGQVAAVNGNTRAPAAATIEWFRARGLTLIPGDGFLPAGVCAVPDALITVLDRYGRLTLEQVFGPAIELAANGFPMYEGMRRALVQHEARLREWPGSAALFLPGGRIPELGDTWKNPDLARTFERLIEAERGARSRGRHEALRAARDCFYRGAIAREIVAYQRDTKVRDATGTVSAGLLSEEDFASFETQIEEPPHVRFRGHDVYKCGPWSQGPVFLQQIMLLDGFDLAGLGHNTVDYVHTVTEAAKLAFADRERYYGDPEFVRVPMRGLLSAEYAASRRGLIDPRRASLELRPGDPYPFEGAAAPAETAAVEARGWEGGTTGTRAVDAEGNMFSATPSGGWFRSSPAIPGLGFSLGTRCQMFWLHDPRHPGALVPRKRPRTTLSPTLVMKDGRPRMVFGTPGGDQQDQWTLQVFLNMTVFGMDVQDAIDAPSFHSVHFPGSFYPRKARPGEMLVEGRLPAAVVDGLRERGHKVTVAPDWSLNYTTAILYDPARGLMEGGASSRGERCYALGW, encoded by the coding sequence GTGAGCCCGCGCGACCCGGCCGCCGTTCCCCCTCGTCCGGACGGGGCGGCGGGCACCGACCCCGCGTACAGCGACTGGGCGTTTAATTGGGCCTCGACCCGCCCGGTGATCCGCGGGCGGTCGTTCATGGTGGCGTGCGGCCACTACCTCGCGTGCGTGGCCGGGCTGCGCATGTACTCGCTCGGGGGCAACGCGTTCGACGCCGGCGCGGCGATGGTGTTCGCGCAATCGGTGCTGGAGTACCAGAGCTACGGCTTCGGCGGCGAGGTGCCGATCCTGATTCACGCCGCCGGGGACGGGCAGGTCGCGGCGGTGAACGGGAACACGCGGGCGCCGGCCGCGGCGACGATCGAGTGGTTTCGCGCGCGCGGCCTGACGCTGATCCCGGGCGACGGCTTTCTGCCGGCGGGCGTCTGCGCCGTGCCGGACGCGCTCATCACCGTGCTCGACCGCTACGGACGCCTCACGTTGGAGCAGGTGTTCGGTCCGGCGATCGAACTCGCGGCGAACGGGTTTCCGATGTACGAGGGGATGCGGCGGGCGCTCGTGCAGCACGAGGCGCGGCTGCGCGAGTGGCCGGGCTCGGCGGCGCTCTTCCTGCCTGGCGGCCGGATTCCCGAGCTCGGCGACACCTGGAAGAATCCGGATCTCGCCCGGACCTTCGAGCGGCTGATCGAGGCGGAGCGCGGCGCCCGGTCGCGGGGCCGGCACGAGGCGCTGCGCGCGGCCCGGGACTGCTTCTACCGCGGGGCGATCGCGCGAGAGATCGTCGCGTACCAGCGGGACACGAAGGTGCGTGACGCCACGGGCACCGTGTCGGCCGGGCTGCTCAGCGAGGAGGACTTCGCCTCGTTCGAGACACAGATCGAGGAGCCGCCGCACGTGCGGTTCCGCGGGCACGATGTCTACAAGTGCGGGCCGTGGTCGCAGGGTCCGGTGTTCTTACAGCAGATCATGCTGCTCGACGGCTTCGATCTCGCCGGGCTGGGCCACAACACGGTCGATTACGTCCACACGGTCACGGAGGCCGCCAAGCTGGCCTTCGCGGACCGCGAGCGCTACTACGGGGATCCCGAGTTCGTGCGGGTGCCGATGCGCGGCCTCTTGTCGGCCGAGTACGCGGCGTCCCGCCGCGGGCTCATCGACCCCCGGCGCGCGTCGCTCGAGCTCCGGCCGGGCGACCCGTATCCCTTCGAAGGCGCCGCGGCGCCGGCGGAGACCGCCGCCGTCGAGGCGCGCGGGTGGGAGGGCGGGACCACCGGCACCCGCGCGGTCGACGCGGAAGGGAACATGTTCTCGGCGACGCCGAGCGGCGGCTGGTTCCGCAGCTCCCCCGCCATTCCCGGGCTCGGGTTCAGCCTCGGCACGCGGTGCCAGATGTTCTGGCTGCACGATCCGCGCCACCCCGGCGCGCTCGTGCCGCGGAAGCGTCCGCGGACGACGCTGTCGCCGACGCTCGTGATGAAAGACGGGCGGCCGCGCATGGTGTTCGGCACGCCCGGCGGGGATCAACAGGACCAGTGGACGCTGCAGGTCTTCCTCAATATGACGGTGTTCGGCATGGACGTCCAGGACGCGATCGACGCGCCGTCCTTCCACAGCGTGCACTTCCCGGGGTCGTTCTACCCGCGCAAGGCGCGGCCGGGGGAGATGCTCGTGGAGGGCCGGCTGCCGGCCGCGGTCGTAGACGGCCTGCGGGAGCGCGGCCACAAGGTAACCGTGGCTCCCGACTGGAGCCTCAATTATACGACGGCCATCCTCTACGATCCGGCGCGGGGCCTCATGGAAGGCGGCGCGAGCTCGCGCGGCGAGCGCTGCTACGCGCTCGGCTGGTAG
- a CDS encoding branched-chain amino acid ABC transporter permease codes for MNAVADLYAAYSTLVLFAGVAALLALSIYVTLMAGQLSLGNAALATIGGYTAAILTKTYHAALWPALLAGAALATVVAVLIGIPCLRLRGIYLAIATLAFGEVVRVAALNLTITGGALGLVGIAPLVSFPHVYGALAVAAFFFYRLERSRTGRALAAIREDEAAAQAMGIRVTAYKVLAFSIAGFIAGLAGGLAVHFTYLINPAQASFGEAVTILTYAVFGGTGTFIGPILGGMALTVLPEALRFLKEYRLLLDGAILVLVTTYLPNGVLDPVFAGRLGPVFAGRLGPLLRWRRRA; via the coding sequence ATGAACGCCGTCGCCGACCTCTACGCCGCCTACAGCACCCTCGTGCTGTTCGCCGGGGTCGCGGCGCTGCTCGCCCTGTCCATCTACGTCACGCTCATGGCGGGCCAGCTCTCGCTCGGGAACGCGGCGCTCGCGACGATCGGCGGCTACACGGCCGCGATCCTGACGAAGACCTATCACGCCGCGCTCTGGCCGGCGCTGCTGGCCGGGGCGGCGCTGGCGACCGTGGTGGCGGTGCTGATCGGGATCCCGTGTCTTCGGCTCCGGGGCATCTACCTCGCCATCGCGACCCTCGCCTTCGGCGAGGTCGTCCGCGTGGCGGCGCTCAACCTGACGATCACCGGCGGCGCCCTCGGGTTGGTCGGGATCGCCCCGCTCGTCTCGTTTCCGCACGTCTACGGCGCGCTCGCCGTGGCCGCGTTCTTCTTCTACCGGCTGGAACGGTCCCGCACCGGCCGCGCCCTCGCCGCGATCCGGGAAGACGAGGCCGCGGCGCAGGCGATGGGCATCCGAGTGACCGCGTACAAGGTCCTGGCGTTTTCGATCGCCGGCTTCATCGCCGGCTTGGCCGGAGGGCTCGCGGTCCACTTCACGTATCTGATCAACCCCGCGCAGGCGTCCTTCGGCGAGGCTGTGACGATCCTCACGTACGCGGTGTTCGGGGGCACCGGCACCTTCATCGGGCCGATCCTGGGCGGCATGGCGCTGACGGTGCTGCCGGAGGCGCTCCGGTTCCTGAAAGAATACCGGCTGCTCCTCGACGGCGCGATCCTCGTCCTCGTGACCACGTATCTGCCGAACGGGGTGCTCGACCCCGTCTTCGCGGGGCGGCTCGGTCCCGTCTTCGCGGGGCGGCTCGGCCCGCTGCTGCGGTGGCGGCGCCGTGCTTGA
- a CDS encoding TIGR03619 family F420-dependent LLM class oxidoreductase: MAVDVGVTLPTQGPLATAEAVATIARHAESAGFRSLWVTDHIAIPTRSASRYPYSADGGLPWDPSIPYLDALTALAWVAALTRTVRIGTSVLVLPMRHPLPVAKAVATLDYLSGGRAVLAVGAGWFEEEFALLDQPFRDRGRRLDDAVRLLKACWGPDPVRYRGEFYDLPAFAMAPKPPQGSRLPVLAGGEGEVALRRVAAVCDGWQPLGLDPDEYRERAGRLETYAARRGRSMNDLWLQARIARGVPITRALAARYAAAGARTLIVDPAYRTMTLDAARAFLDEVARELEVAPAVPGC, from the coding sequence ATGGCGGTGGACGTCGGCGTAACGCTGCCCACCCAGGGTCCGCTGGCCACGGCGGAGGCCGTCGCGACGATCGCGCGGCACGCGGAATCGGCCGGCTTTCGATCGTTGTGGGTGACCGATCACATCGCGATCCCGACCCGCTCCGCCAGCCGCTACCCGTACAGCGCGGACGGCGGCCTGCCGTGGGACCCCTCGATTCCTTACCTCGACGCGCTGACGGCGCTGGCCTGGGTGGCGGCGCTGACGCGCACCGTGCGGATCGGGACCTCGGTGCTCGTCCTGCCGATGCGCCACCCGCTGCCCGTTGCGAAGGCAGTGGCGACCCTCGACTACCTCTCCGGCGGCCGGGCCGTACTGGCCGTCGGCGCCGGCTGGTTCGAGGAAGAGTTCGCGCTGCTCGACCAGCCGTTCCGCGACCGGGGCCGCCGGCTCGACGATGCCGTGCGGCTCCTCAAGGCGTGCTGGGGCCCGGATCCGGTACGGTACCGCGGGGAATTCTACGATCTGCCGGCGTTCGCGATGGCGCCCAAGCCGCCGCAGGGCAGCCGGCTTCCGGTGTTGGCCGGCGGCGAGGGCGAGGTGGCGCTGCGCCGTGTCGCCGCGGTATGCGACGGCTGGCAGCCGCTCGGGCTCGACCCGGACGAGTATCGCGAGCGGGCCGGCCGTCTCGAGACGTACGCGGCGCGCCGCGGCCGTTCCATGAACGACCTCTGGCTCCAGGCGCGCATCGCGCGCGGCGTCCCGATCACCCGCGCCCTCGCGGCGCGGTACGCCGCCGCGGGCGCGCGCACGCTCATCGTGGACCCGGCCTACCGCACGATGACGCTCGACGCGGCGCGGGCCTTTCTCGACGAGGTCGCGCGCGAACTCGAGGTTGCGCCCGCCGTCCCCGGCTGTTAG
- a CDS encoding GAF domain-containing protein, whose amino-acid sequence MKLVLPSRQRRNRGRRDSAGALAFLSHLAGEFSIVLNLQDLLAHVIRTCRVELGFDSCSLALVDEDDQDALRIQAASGLRTTYIDLKIPAGRGLHGEVVRTGQPLLVPDMAADSRVFQLQPGIRSGIYAPLIVRNRVVGVLSALRSAKDAFTHAELDLLTVVAGYVAGAVEVARLHERLKEQALNSSYQLAEALDLASVAMIIASLEDGAILRWNRAAADVYGYTQEEAVGRPLALLESLDQRGALDEVLAALRRGESARSIDVVHIGKEGQRRRVALTAHPMRNAAGKVRWALLDVMAY is encoded by the coding sequence ATGAAGCTGGTCTTGCCATCAAGGCAGAGGCGAAATCGCGGCCGGCGCGATTCCGCCGGCGCGCTCGCGTTTCTCTCACATCTTGCCGGCGAGTTCTCCATCGTGCTCAATCTTCAAGACCTGCTCGCGCACGTGATCCGCACCTGCCGGGTGGAATTGGGCTTCGACTCGTGCTCGCTTGCCCTCGTCGATGAGGACGACCAGGACGCGCTGCGGATCCAGGCGGCGTCCGGGCTCCGCACCACCTATATCGATCTCAAGATTCCGGCCGGGCGGGGCCTCCACGGCGAAGTGGTGAGGACGGGCCAGCCGCTGCTGGTGCCGGACATGGCCGCCGATTCCCGCGTGTTCCAGCTGCAGCCCGGGATCCGGTCGGGGATCTACGCGCCGCTGATCGTCCGCAATCGCGTCGTGGGCGTGCTGAGCGCGCTGCGGTCGGCAAAGGACGCGTTTACCCACGCCGAGCTGGATCTGCTCACGGTGGTGGCGGGCTATGTGGCCGGCGCCGTCGAGGTGGCACGGCTGCACGAGCGGCTGAAGGAGCAGGCCCTCAACTCGAGCTATCAGCTCGCGGAAGCCCTGGATCTCGCGAGCGTGGCGATGATCATTGCGAGCTTGGAGGACGGCGCCATTCTTCGCTGGAACCGCGCCGCCGCGGACGTCTATGGATACACGCAGGAAGAAGCGGTCGGGCGGCCGCTCGCCCTGCTCGAGTCTCTCGATCAGCGGGGCGCGCTGGACGAGGTGCTCGCGGCGCTGAGACGGGGAGAGTCCGCGCGCTCGATCGACGTGGTGCACATAGGAAAGGAAGGGCAGCGCCGGCGGGTCGCCCTGACCGCGCATCCCATGCGGAACGCGGCCGGGAAGGTACGGTGGGCGCTCCTCGACGTAATGGCGTACTGA
- a CDS encoding branched-chain amino acid ABC transporter permease, translating into MAVFLQQLVNGISLGSVYALFALGFTLVFGVLEIINLAHPAVLAVGALLAYTLLVDAKVGLALAVAGACAGAGLLGVLLDAVAFRPLRLRGASRLSSLITSIGIALILVNLAQIVWGTEPLSYPPGTVPLRFFTAGPVTVSLLQGVVLATVVALMIGLRLLLVRTRLGLAIRAVAENPQTAALLGMPFDRVVAFTFFLSSALGGIAGVLVGMLFQGSVSPFMGNTYGLKGLAAIILGGMGDITGAVLGGLAMGIGEVLIVQYLNSSYRDAVAFGLLFLVLVLRPTGLLGQQRSREA; encoded by the coding sequence ATGGCCGTCTTTCTTCAACAGCTCGTCAACGGGATCTCGCTCGGCTCCGTCTACGCCCTCTTCGCCCTCGGCTTCACGCTCGTCTTTGGCGTGCTCGAGATCATCAACCTCGCGCACCCCGCGGTGCTGGCCGTCGGCGCGCTGCTCGCGTACACGCTGCTCGTGGACGCCAAGGTGGGTCTCGCCCTGGCGGTCGCCGGGGCCTGCGCCGGCGCGGGGCTGCTCGGGGTCCTTCTCGACGCCGTCGCGTTCCGGCCGCTGCGCCTCCGGGGCGCGAGCCGGCTGTCGTCGCTCATCACCTCGATCGGGATCGCGCTCATCCTCGTCAACCTGGCGCAGATCGTGTGGGGCACCGAACCGCTGAGCTATCCGCCGGGGACCGTGCCGCTCCGGTTCTTCACCGCGGGCCCGGTCACCGTCAGTCTGCTGCAGGGGGTGGTGCTGGCGACGGTTGTCGCGCTCATGATCGGTCTGCGCCTCTTGCTCGTCCGCACCCGGCTGGGGCTCGCAATCCGGGCCGTGGCCGAGAACCCGCAGACGGCCGCCCTGCTCGGAATGCCGTTCGACCGCGTCGTCGCGTTCACGTTCTTCCTCAGTTCCGCGCTCGGCGGCATCGCGGGGGTCCTCGTCGGCATGCTCTTCCAGGGCAGCGTCTCGCCGTTCATGGGCAACACCTACGGCCTCAAGGGACTGGCCGCCATCATTCTCGGCGGCATGGGCGACATCACCGGCGCGGTCCTCGGCGGCCTGGCCATGGGGATCGGCGAGGTGCTGATCGTGCAGTATCTCAACAGCAGCTACCGCGACGCGGTGGCGTTCGGTCTGCTGTTCCTGGTGCTGGTCCTCCGGCCGACCGGGCTGCTCGGCCAGCAGCGCAGCCGCGAGGCCTAG